One Candidatus Atribacteria bacterium DNA window includes the following coding sequences:
- the miaA gene encoding tRNA (adenosine(37)-N6)-dimethylallyltransferase MiaA, which translates to MNNKDNNLLILLGPTGVGKTDISIKLAQKVPNIEIISADSMQIYKYMDIGTAKPDKSILNSIKHHMINIVDPAENFDASQYSKLAEKIIQDVFKRGKIPILVGGSGLYISSIIYPLFAGPAKNSEYRETLEEEAKIYGKNYLHNKLAAIDPISASKIKSNDLRRTIRALEVFKSTGKTISSLQKESSVINTKFSYQIIGFRRDRENLYQRINLRTDQMIKKGFIEEVKSLIDMGYKQDLNSMQGLGYNQIYKYLTSVYSKEEAIDLVKIETRHYAKRQMTWFKNKLEDVEWIDLDKDHENKVILKIQNKINKLVTK; encoded by the coding sequence ATGAATAATAAAGATAATAATTTACTTATTTTATTAGGTCCCACCGGAGTAGGTAAAACAGATATTTCTATTAAATTAGCTCAGAAAGTACCTAATATTGAAATAATATCTGCCGATTCAATGCAAATATATAAATATATGGATATAGGAACTGCTAAACCTGATAAAAGTATATTAAATAGCATAAAACACCACATGATAAATATTGTTGACCCTGCAGAGAATTTTGACGCAAGCCAGTACAGCAAGTTAGCTGAAAAAATAATACAAGATGTTTTCAAGAGAGGCAAAATACCGATATTAGTGGGTGGTTCCGGTCTTTATATTTCTTCAATCATTTATCCTCTTTTTGCAGGACCTGCCAAGAATAGCGAGTACAGAGAAACCCTGGAAGAAGAGGCAAAAATATACGGTAAAAACTATTTACATAATAAATTAGCCGCAATAGATCCGATATCTGCTTCAAAGATTAAATCCAATGATTTAAGAAGGACAATTAGAGCTCTGGAAGTTTTTAAGTCTACCGGTAAAACCATCTCTTCCCTACAAAAAGAATCTTCTGTTATTAATACAAAATTTAGCTACCAAATTATCGGATTTAGAAGGGATAGAGAGAATCTCTATCAAAGAATTAATTTGAGAACTGATCAGATGATAAAAAAGGGATTTATCGAAGAAGTAAAAAGTTTAATAGACATGGGTTATAAACAAGACTTAAATTCAATGCAGGGTTTAGGGTATAATCAAATCTATAAGTATCTCACCAGTGTATATAGCAAAGAAGAGGCTATTGATTTAGTAAAAATAGAAACCCGTCATTACGCCAAAAGACAAATGACCTGGTTTAAAAATAAATTAGAAGATGTTGAATGGATAGATTTAGATAAAGATCACGAAAATAAAGTAATTTTAAAGATACAAAATAAGATAAATAAGTTAGTAACCAAATAA